The segment CCAGTGTGCGGTTACGTTGGCTAAGCGATCAAGATGCCTCCGGACAACCTATCAACAACAGTAGTGGTCGTCTTTCCCCTGCGGTACAATTCATCTATCAAGCCATGATGAACCCTAAAATCATCAAAGGCTTTCCTTGTCATGCGTTATGGCTTCTAACCCCTATTCCTGAAGTCTTAGCGGGTCGCAAAGTCACTTGTAACCGCGTGATGCTAGGGGATGTTAGTAACGCTGGAGCAATTATTAGTGAAACAGCCAGTGGGGTTGTCGTAGATAGCGATATCGTGACCAGTGACAGCGATAGTCACCGAGAAGCGTTTATTGAGGCGATTTGTCAACAAATTCAAGCCGTAGACCAAGGAACCCTACAACCCGCTATCACGGCTGCTACGACTCCTTCTGCTAACGTCTCGGTTGAGTCCGTTATTCCCTATCTACGAGAACGCAAAATTTTGATCCTTCTCTCAGAATGGGGTTACTGGGGAGAAGAATTAGTCGGTCCGTTAGAAACATTTGACAAAGTGGGGTATCAAGTATCTTTCTGTACCCCCACTGGCCGAAGACCGAACGCGATCGCGGTTTCCATGGACCCCCTTTATATCGATCCTCCTCTGGGTCGTTCTGTCACCTGCGTAGCGATGGCCAAAAAAGTCGCTGAAATTGATGATCCGAGTACCAATCAGGGGAAACGACTCGATACCCCGATCAATTTGAGGCAATGGTTTCCCGAACGTCCCTATTGGTCTGATTCCCAATTAGTACGGTTAATGGAGATTTACTACGAACGCCTCAGACGAGCCCAAGAAAGCCTTGATGAGTTCGATGCCTTATTAATTGTCGGGGGTAGTGGTCCTATCGTCGATTTAGCCAATAATCAACGGGTTCACGACTTAATTCTCGGTTTCTATGGACAAGGCAAACCCGTCGCGGCCGAATGCTATGGGGTCACTTGTTTGGCTTTTGCTCGCAATATCGAGAACAAACAATCGATTATTTGGGGTAAGCAGGTCACAGGACATTGTATCGAATACGATTACAAGGATGGAACTGGGTTTATGCGATCGCGCGGTCAATTCCTCGATTTCAACATGGGACCCCCACCCTATCCCCTAGAATACATTCTACGGGATGCTACAGGACCTGACGGAGCTTATATCGGTAATTTTGGCCATCCCACCAGTGTGATTGTGGATTATCCCTTTATTACGGGACGGTCTACCCCGGATTCCTATTTAACGGGACAAAAACTCGTTGAAGTCCTCGATGGGGAACCCCCTCTGCGTCGTTGGGGTTGGTAGTTAAGAGAGTGGGAACAAAAGTAGGGTGGGCAATGCCCACCAAAAGGCTTTGATCTCAAGATTTACGGGTATTATTGACTGTAGGAGAAAGCAAAATGGCTAGTAATCTAATTCCTTGGGGTTCTCGTCCTAGGACTGGTGCACGGGCGATCGCTGAACAGTTAGCCAAGGCGGGACTCATCGGAGAGTCTGATAATTTATTGATGGGAAACCCTGGCAGTGGAGAACATTGGCTGTACCTAGAACTGACGGATTACATCAAAATGGGGTTAGCTGAGCCAGCAGTGGGTAGTATGCTCGATGGGGCGAGTCGGATCACGTCTAAACCCGCGATCGCTATTGCCCATGGATTTGTCGGGTTTTCGGGACTACAAGGCAGTGTCTTTAATGCGGCTCAACGGCAAAGTCCTCTATTAGTCATTGTGGGAACGGCGGACTCTCACGCCCATACGGGAGAAACTCATATGTATGCGGACGTAGAAGGCGCAGCAAAGGCAGCAGGGTCCAAAT is part of the Rippkaea orientalis PCC 8801 genome and harbors:
- a CDS encoding type 1 glutamine amidotransferase domain-containing protein is translated as MSYLPLQGKKIAILVNSQYIAQEIKGYQEKFTAYGAKVDLMSRLWGQTEQTFVSEVEQEGKTPETLTVWIDFTQVNLNDYAAVIMAANYPSVRLRWLSDQDASGQPINNSSGRLSPAVQFIYQAMMNPKIIKGFPCHALWLLTPIPEVLAGRKVTCNRVMLGDVSNAGAIISETASGVVVDSDIVTSDSDSHREAFIEAICQQIQAVDQGTLQPAITAATTPSANVSVESVIPYLRERKILILLSEWGYWGEELVGPLETFDKVGYQVSFCTPTGRRPNAIAVSMDPLYIDPPLGRSVTCVAMAKKVAEIDDPSTNQGKRLDTPINLRQWFPERPYWSDSQLVRLMEIYYERLRRAQESLDEFDALLIVGGSGPIVDLANNQRVHDLILGFYGQGKPVAAECYGVTCLAFARNIENKQSIIWGKQVTGHCIEYDYKDGTGFMRSRGQFLDFNMGPPPYPLEYILRDATGPDGAYIGNFGHPTSVIVDYPFITGRSTPDSYLTGQKLVEVLDGEPPLRRWGW